A genomic window from Halorussus rarus includes:
- a CDS encoding NUDIX domain-containing protein: protein MTQEVADYCPYCGGELADRRTDDRERRYCPACERVVYHNPTPGADVTVVRDDSALLVRRAAPPGAGEWTVPGGHLEADEHPRVGVVRELREEAGVSVAPGTLTLVGTDLLDSTGEKYVLNVGFAVRASESTGEPTAGTDASSVRFFHADELADDGYDLRPHVRDRVEAAMAALD, encoded by the coding sequence ATGACCCAGGAGGTCGCCGATTACTGCCCGTACTGCGGCGGCGAACTCGCGGACCGTCGGACGGACGACCGCGAGCGCCGGTACTGTCCCGCCTGCGAGCGCGTCGTGTACCACAACCCCACGCCGGGAGCCGACGTGACCGTCGTCCGCGACGATTCGGCGCTGCTCGTCCGCCGGGCGGCCCCGCCGGGAGCCGGCGAGTGGACGGTCCCCGGCGGTCACCTCGAGGCCGACGAGCACCCTCGTGTCGGGGTCGTCCGCGAACTCCGCGAGGAAGCGGGCGTGTCGGTCGCCCCCGGGACCCTCACGCTCGTCGGGACGGACCTGCTCGACTCGACGGGGGAGAAGTACGTGCTCAACGTGGGATTCGCCGTCAGGGCGTCCGAGTCGACGGGCGAACCGACCGCCGGCACCGACGCCAGTTCGGTCCGCTTCTTCCACGCGGACGAACTGGCCGACGACGGGTACGACCTCCGACCGCACGTCCGCGACCGGGTCGAGGCGGCGATGGCGGCGCTCGACTGA
- a CDS encoding pyridoxal-phosphate dependent enzyme: MPTDLACPDCGRTYHAGPDEPWRCDCGHPLEFADRPLPDGPAPDFAELDTRTGLWAFEEFLPVTPRVTLGEGFTPLVDAEVDSNSTADWGPNVQFKLEYVFPSGSFKDRGATATLSRAADLGVEKVVEDSSGNAGAAVAQYAARAGIDADIYVPADAKASKLAAIERVGATPVRIEGSRRDVTDACVETVESDDEAGWYASHAWNPTFFAGTQTFAFEVAAQRDWDVPNAVVTPLGHGTLFLGAYRGFRALKDAGWTDEMPKLLGAQAAGYAPIAAALHGSEATEGDNSTADGIQIVDPVRKEQILDAIEETGGDAIALGADPVDAALDRLRRGGFYVEPTSAVAPAAVAAYRERGILEPSDDVVVPLTGSGLKS, encoded by the coding sequence ATGCCGACCGACCTCGCCTGCCCGGACTGCGGCCGGACCTACCACGCCGGCCCGGACGAACCGTGGCGCTGCGATTGCGGCCATCCGCTGGAGTTCGCCGACCGACCGCTACCCGACGGTCCCGCGCCCGACTTCGCGGAGTTGGACACGCGGACGGGGCTGTGGGCGTTCGAGGAGTTCCTGCCGGTCACGCCCCGCGTCACGCTGGGCGAGGGGTTCACGCCGCTCGTCGACGCCGAAGTCGATTCGAACTCCACCGCCGACTGGGGCCCGAACGTCCAGTTCAAGCTGGAGTACGTGTTCCCCTCGGGGAGTTTCAAGGACCGCGGCGCGACCGCGACCCTCTCGCGAGCCGCCGATTTGGGCGTCGAGAAGGTCGTCGAGGACTCCTCGGGCAACGCGGGCGCCGCCGTCGCCCAGTACGCCGCCCGGGCCGGCATCGACGCCGACATCTACGTGCCGGCCGACGCCAAGGCGTCGAAGCTGGCGGCTATCGAACGCGTCGGCGCGACCCCCGTCAGAATCGAGGGCTCGCGCCGGGACGTGACCGACGCCTGCGTGGAGACGGTCGAATCAGACGACGAGGCGGGCTGGTACGCCAGCCACGCCTGGAACCCCACGTTCTTCGCGGGCACCCAGACCTTCGCCTTCGAGGTCGCGGCCCAGCGCGACTGGGACGTTCCGAACGCGGTGGTCACGCCGCTGGGTCACGGCACGCTCTTCCTGGGGGCCTACCGGGGCTTCCGCGCGCTGAAGGACGCCGGCTGGACCGACGAGATGCCGAAACTACTCGGCGCGCAGGCCGCCGGCTACGCGCCCATCGCGGCGGCGCTCCACGGCAGCGAGGCGACCGAGGGCGACAACTCGACCGCCGACGGCATCCAGATCGTCGACCCCGTCCGGAAGGAACAGATCCTCGACGCCATCGAGGAGACCGGGGGCGACGCCATCGCGCTCGGCGCCGACCCGGTCGACGCGGCGCTCGACCGCCTGCGCCGCGGGGGCTTCTACGTCGAACCCACCTCGGCGGTCGCGCCCGCCGCGGTGGCCGCCTACCGCGAGCGCGGGATCCTCGAACCGAGCGACGACGTGGTCGTCCCGCTGACCGGGAGCGGGCTGAAATCATGA
- a CDS encoding NUDIX hydrolase: MTTYPANYCPQCGTELTAREIEGRERQYCPDCERVVWRNPAPTAGVAVVDHAGVLLTERAVEPGVGDWAVPGGHLEVEESPREAAARELREETGVGVDPDDLLLLDTFAADQFEGKRIVSIGFAVRREGTDGEPAAGPEVADVGWFTPESFARTGGAFHPPHGERFEKAWSRLG, translated from the coding sequence ATGACCACCTACCCCGCGAACTACTGCCCGCAGTGCGGAACCGAGCTCACTGCACGCGAAATCGAGGGGCGCGAGCGCCAGTACTGTCCCGACTGCGAGCGAGTGGTCTGGCGGAACCCCGCTCCGACCGCGGGCGTCGCGGTGGTCGACCACGCGGGCGTCCTGCTGACCGAGCGCGCGGTCGAACCCGGGGTCGGCGACTGGGCGGTCCCCGGCGGCCACCTCGAAGTGGAGGAGAGTCCGCGGGAGGCGGCCGCCCGCGAGCTCCGCGAGGAGACCGGCGTCGGGGTCGACCCGGACGACCTCCTCCTGCTCGACACCTTCGCCGCCGACCAGTTCGAGGGCAAGCGCATCGTCTCGATCGGGTTCGCGGTCCGACGCGAGGGGACCGACGGGGAACCGGCAGCCGGCCCGGAGGTCGCCGACGTGGGGTGGTTCACCCCGGAGTCGTTCGCCCGGACCGGCGGGGCGTTCCACCCGCCGCACGGCGAGCGCTTCGAGAAGGCGTGGAGTAGATTGGGGTAG
- a CDS encoding tRNA(Ile)(2)-agmatinylcytidine synthase, which translates to MTVIGVDDTDSRERGMCTTYLAARLAERLRDDGSEDATDSASVERLLLVRLNPAVEHKTRGNAALAVHTDADPDAAFDIAREEVEAVAETDDPRTNPGLVVAPGDPDDVPDAVADFARAAVRDHLSVETADERIAAAGYRSAGWKLGRGKIGALAAVGAWAAFEDRDDAEGEDGDVAHPWTYECISYREPERVGTPREVDADSVFAAADAAYPAAWDTVDRETGQLVCVPHTLGPILHGIRGDDPETVRTVAAAIESEPVSRRAVFVTNQGTDAHLRDGDLADVEDGRAYRVEGTVAEAPETRRGGHVFFPLADPESDAELRCAAFEPTKRFRDRVRALRPGDRIAACGEVSGGTLKLEKFAVRELDRTELVTPDCPDCGRSMESAGAGQGYRCRDCGTTAPGKVEREVDRELEIGWYEVPPEARRHIAKPLVRGGFDAPIHPEK; encoded by the coding sequence GTGACGGTAATCGGCGTCGACGACACCGACTCCCGCGAGCGCGGGATGTGCACGACCTACCTCGCGGCCCGCCTGGCCGAGCGCCTCCGCGACGATGGCAGCGAGGACGCGACCGACTCCGCGAGCGTCGAGCGCCTGCTGCTCGTCAGGCTCAACCCCGCGGTCGAGCACAAGACCCGCGGCAACGCCGCGCTCGCGGTCCACACCGACGCCGATCCCGACGCCGCCTTCGACATCGCCCGCGAGGAGGTCGAGGCGGTCGCCGAGACCGACGACCCCCGGACCAACCCCGGCCTGGTCGTCGCGCCGGGCGACCCCGACGACGTCCCGGACGCCGTCGCCGACTTCGCACGCGCGGCGGTCCGGGACCACCTCTCGGTCGAGACTGCAGACGAGCGCATCGCGGCCGCGGGCTACCGGAGCGCCGGATGGAAGCTGGGCCGCGGGAAGATCGGCGCGCTGGCGGCGGTCGGCGCGTGGGCGGCGTTCGAGGACCGCGACGACGCGGAGGGCGAGGACGGCGACGTCGCCCACCCCTGGACCTACGAGTGCATCTCCTACCGCGAGCCCGAACGGGTCGGCACGCCCCGCGAGGTCGACGCCGACTCGGTGTTCGCGGCCGCGGATGCGGCCTACCCCGCGGCCTGGGACACCGTCGACCGCGAGACCGGCCAGCTGGTCTGCGTCCCGCACACTCTCGGGCCCATCCTCCACGGTATCCGGGGCGACGACCCCGAGACGGTCCGGACGGTCGCCGCGGCCATCGAGAGCGAACCCGTCTCGCGCCGCGCGGTCTTCGTGACGAACCAGGGCACCGACGCCCACCTCCGCGACGGTGACCTCGCCGACGTCGAGGACGGCCGGGCCTACCGCGTCGAGGGGACCGTCGCCGAGGCGCCCGAGACCCGCCGCGGCGGCCACGTCTTCTTCCCGCTGGCGGACCCCGAATCAGACGCGGAACTCCGGTGCGCCGCCTTCGAACCGACCAAGCGCTTCCGGGACCGGGTCCGGGCGCTCCGGCCCGGCGACCGCATCGCGGCCTGCGGCGAGGTGTCGGGCGGGACCCTGAAGCTGGAGAAGTTCGCGGTGCGCGAACTGGACCGGACCGAACTCGTCACGCCCGATTGTCCCGACTGCGGCCGGTCGATGGAGAGCGCAGGCGCCGGCCAGGGTTACCGGTGTCGGGACTGCGGGACCACCGCGCCGGGGAAGGTCGAGCGCGAGGTCGACCGGGAACTGGAGATCGGCTGGTACGAGGTGCCGCCCGAGGCCAGGCGCCACATCGCCAAGCCGCTGGTCCGGGGCGGGTTCGACGCGCCGATTCACCCGGAGAAGTGA